A single window of Treponema denticola ATCC 35405 DNA harbors:
- a CDS encoding nucleotide exchange factor GrpE, giving the protein MKKNHEKHADKKEAAKEELEKDLQPKDESAVKDEQGAGCGCETSKENPQEDKAEQNSSTGGKCEKNDDVLSPEKRIEELEAKCRDWQDQYLRKAADFENYRKRMIREKQEAIDYANSNLLLDLVQVLDDFDRAIDAGKTQGGESVNNAFVEGVVMIKNQMVSMLSSKYGLSYYPAKGEAFDPNLHEAVSMIQSPDVKEAVVGEELQKGYKLKERVIRHSKVMVLMPAEKQDEKKAEESEAADKKNEN; this is encoded by the coding sequence ATGAAGAAGAATCATGAAAAACATGCCGACAAAAAAGAGGCTGCTAAGGAGGAACTTGAAAAAGACCTTCAGCCGAAAGATGAGTCTGCGGTGAAAGATGAACAAGGAGCCGGATGCGGTTGCGAAACTTCAAAAGAAAACCCTCAAGAAGACAAAGCAGAGCAAAACAGTTCTACCGGCGGCAAGTGTGAAAAAAATGATGATGTGTTAAGTCCTGAAAAGCGGATAGAAGAGCTTGAAGCTAAATGCAGGGACTGGCAGGATCAGTATTTGCGCAAGGCTGCGGATTTTGAAAACTACCGCAAACGCATGATTAGGGAAAAGCAGGAAGCTATAGACTATGCAAACAGCAATCTGCTTTTGGATCTTGTACAGGTGCTCGATGATTTTGACAGGGCTATTGATGCAGGCAAAACTCAAGGCGGAGAGTCCGTAAACAATGCCTTTGTTGAAGGCGTTGTGATGATAAAGAACCAGATGGTTTCTATGCTAAGCTCAAAGTACGGTCTTAGCTATTATCCCGCAAAGGGGGAAGCCTTCGACCCCAACCTTCACGAAGCCGTTTCAATGATTCAGTCTCCCGATGTAAAAGAGGCTGTTGTAGGGGAAGAGCTTCAAAAAGGCTACAAACTAAAAGAAAGAGTGATTCGTCACTCCAAGGTAATGGTACTAATGCCTGCCGAAAAGCAGGATGAAAAAAAGGCGGAAGAAAGCGAAGCCGCCGATAAAAAAAACGAAAATTAG